In Vibrio hippocampi, a single genomic region encodes these proteins:
- a CDS encoding cytochrome b: MQALLDWVEKRLPAMNAYKKHLSEYPMPKNFNFWYFFGSLAMLVLVNQILTGIWLTMNYVPSGEGAFASVEYIMRDVEYGWLLRYMHSTGASAFFVVIYLHMFRGLIYGSYQKPRELLWVFGMLIFLVLMAEAFMGYLLPWGQMSYWGAQVIISLFGAIPFIGDDLTLWIRGDYIISGATLNRFFALHVIALPIVLLLLVVLHVLALHEVGSNNPDGIETKLPKGSMGEDYNTQFKFHDYYTKKYDIIDSVPFHPYGTVKDLIGIAGFFFLFSYVLFFNPEMGGYFLEPPNFEAANPLKTPEHIAPVWYFTPFYAILRAVPHKLLGVVAMGASIVFLFLLPWFDRCKVRSYRYRSKLHLLNIIQFTISFIALGILGALPATPTYTLLAQIFSLGYFMFFIFLFFYSKNEKTKPLPKRVTFK, translated from the coding sequence ATGCAAGCGCTACTTGATTGGGTAGAGAAACGTCTACCCGCAATGAATGCCTACAAAAAGCATTTATCTGAATATCCAATGCCAAAGAACTTCAACTTTTGGTACTTCTTTGGCTCTCTTGCGATGCTTGTCTTGGTTAACCAAATCCTAACGGGGATTTGGTTAACCATGAACTATGTGCCTTCGGGAGAGGGTGCCTTTGCTTCGGTAGAATACATCATGCGTGATGTGGAATATGGCTGGTTGTTACGCTATATGCACTCTACGGGGGCTTCGGCATTCTTTGTCGTCATTTATCTGCATATGTTCCGTGGTCTAATCTACGGTTCCTACCAAAAGCCCCGTGAACTCCTTTGGGTGTTTGGTATGCTGATCTTCTTGGTGCTGATGGCTGAAGCCTTTATGGGATATCTGCTGCCATGGGGGCAGATGTCATACTGGGGCGCGCAGGTGATTATTTCTTTGTTTGGTGCGATTCCATTTATTGGTGATGATCTGACGCTATGGATTCGTGGTGACTATATTATCTCCGGAGCAACGCTCAACCGCTTCTTTGCATTGCACGTGATTGCATTACCGATTGTGCTATTACTTTTGGTGGTATTACACGTGTTGGCACTGCATGAAGTGGGTTCAAACAACCCAGACGGTATTGAAACTAAGCTTCCTAAAGGCAGTATGGGTGAGGATTACAACACCCAATTTAAATTCCATGACTACTACACCAAGAAATATGACATTATCGATTCGGTTCCATTTCACCCTTATGGAACGGTTAAAGATCTGATTGGTATCGCAGGTTTCTTCTTCTTATTCAGTTATGTCTTATTCTTTAATCCAGAGATGGGGGGCTATTTTTTAGAGCCGCCTAACTTTGAAGCCGCTAACCCATTGAAGACTCCAGAACATATCGCGCCAGTTTGGTATTTCACCCCTTTCTACGCAATTTTAAGGGCGGTGCCTCATAAGTTGCTAGGGGTTGTGGCGATGGGTGCCTCTATTGTGTTCCTGTTCCTTCTTCCTTGGTTTGATCGTTGTAAAGTCCGTTCATACCGTTACAGAAGTAAGCTCCACTTGCTCAACATTATCCAGTTCACAATTAGCTTTATTGCCTTGGGTATTTTAGGGGCATTGCCGGCGACGCCGACGTATACCTTATTGGCTCAGATCTTTAGTCTAGGTTACTTTATGTTCTTCATTTTCCTGTTCTTCTACAGCAAAAATGAGAAAACAAAACCATTACCGAAGAGGGTGACATTCAAATGA
- the petA gene encoding ubiquinol-cytochrome c reductase iron-sulfur subunit: MSNASLNNGRRRFLTATTAVVGGLGAVAVAVPFIKSWNPSARAKAAGAPVEVDVSKLEEGQMVRVEWQGKPVWVVRRAQAVLDNLSQIGGQVSDPDSKEEQQPEYAQNTFRSIKPEYFIAVGFCTHLGCSPTYLADSFSEQVQGVKSGFFCPCHGSKFDMAGRVFQNVPAPLNLVVPKHMYLSDTKILIGVDEGDA; this comes from the coding sequence ATGAGCAATGCGTCATTAAATAACGGTCGCAGGCGTTTTCTTACGGCGACAACAGCGGTTGTCGGCGGTTTGGGAGCAGTCGCTGTTGCCGTGCCTTTTATCAAATCATGGAACCCAAGTGCCAGAGCGAAAGCCGCTGGTGCGCCTGTTGAAGTGGACGTAAGTAAACTTGAAGAAGGGCAAATGGTCCGTGTTGAGTGGCAGGGTAAACCTGTCTGGGTGGTTAGACGAGCGCAAGCCGTGCTCGATAATCTAAGCCAAATTGGAGGTCAGGTGAGCGACCCTGACTCTAAGGAAGAGCAGCAACCAGAGTATGCGCAAAACACTTTTCGCTCTATCAAGCCTGAGTACTTTATTGCTGTCGGTTTCTGTACTCACCTAGGATGCTCACCCACTTACCTTGCTGATTCTTTTAGTGAGCAAGTTCAAGGCGTGAAATCTGGGTTTTTCTGTCCTTGTCATGGTTCAAAGTTTGATATGGCTGGACGCGTGTTCCAAAACGTACCAGCACCACTTAATCTAGTGGTTCCTAAGCACATGTATCTTAGTGACACTAAGATCCTAATCGGTGTTGATGAGGGAGATGCCTAA
- the rpsI gene encoding 30S ribosomal protein S9: protein MAENQYYGTGRRKSSAARVFIKPGTGNIVVNKRELETYFGRETSCMVVRQPLELTELAEKLDLFVTVKGGGISGQAGAIRHGITRALMEYDESLRPALRAAGYVTRDARCVERKKVGLRKARRRPQFSKR from the coding sequence ATGGCAGAGAATCAATACTACGGCACTGGCCGTCGCAAAAGCTCAGCTGCTCGTGTTTTCATCAAACCAGGCACTGGCAACATCGTAGTTAACAAGCGTGAACTAGAAACTTATTTCGGTCGCGAAACATCTTGCATGGTAGTTCGTCAGCCTCTTGAGCTAACTGAACTAGCAGAGAAACTAGACCTATTCGTCACTGTTAAAGGTGGTGGTATTTCTGGTCAAGCAGGTGCTATCCGTCACGGTATCACTCGCGCACTAATGGAATACGATGAATCTCTACGTCCTGCGCTACGTGCAGCTGGCTACGTTACTCGCGACGCTCGTTGCGTTGAGCGTAAGAAAGTTGGTCTACGTAAAGCACGTCGTCGTCCACAGTTCTCTAAGCGTTAA
- the rplM gene encoding 50S ribosomal protein L13 produces MKTFVAKPETVKRDWYVVDAEGKTLGRLASEIASRLRGKHKAEYTPHVDTGDYIIVVNAEKVTVTGNKAKNKVYYRHSEFPGGLKSITFEKLIDRKPEMALELAVKGMLPRGPLGRAMYRKLKVYAGAEHNHVAQQPQVLDI; encoded by the coding sequence ATGAAAACTTTCGTTGCTAAACCAGAAACTGTAAAACGCGACTGGTACGTTGTAGACGCTGAAGGTAAAACTCTTGGTCGTCTAGCAAGTGAAATTGCATCTCGCCTACGTGGCAAACATAAAGCTGAATACACTCCACACGTTGACACTGGTGATTACATCATCGTTGTAAACGCGGAGAAAGTTACTGTAACTGGTAACAAGGCTAAGAACAAAGTTTACTACCGTCACTCTGAGTTCCCAGGTGGCCTAAAATCTATCACTTTTGAAAAGTTGATCGATCGTAAGCCTGAAATGGCTCTTGAGCTAGCGGTTAAAGGTATGCTACCACGTGGTCCTCTAGGCCGTGCTATGTACCGTAAGCTGAAAGTTTACGCTGGCGCTGAGCACAACCATGTTGCTCAACAACCACAAGTACTAGACATCTAA
- the zapE gene encoding cell division protein ZapE has translation MTPIEKYKKDIAENGFQSDPAQRTAVDALDVLYQELLQFHAYVPPEPSLLQKLMGQKPPQAKTPQGLYFWGGVGRGKTYLMDSFFDGLPSDKKLRLHFHRFMHRVHDELKVLGEIEDPLEHVAQTLSEEAKVICFDEFYVSDITDAMILATLLKALFKRGVVLVATSNIPPTELYRNGLQRARFLPAIDLIETHCQILNVDSGTDYRLRTLEQAEIFHFPLDEQATTNLHNYFAQLVNKDSSPKQSVDINHREIEVIAAEEGVLYASFAQLCQTMRSQNDYIELSKVYHTVLLADVPQLSLALDDAARRFLALVDEFYERKVKLIISCQVELESIYRQGQLEFEFKRCISRLTEMQSHEYLASEHLP, from the coding sequence ATGACGCCCATAGAAAAATATAAGAAAGATATTGCTGAAAATGGTTTTCAATCTGATCCAGCCCAGCGCACAGCCGTTGATGCCTTAGACGTTCTGTATCAAGAACTGCTTCAATTTCATGCGTATGTCCCGCCTGAACCGAGTTTGTTGCAGAAGTTAATGGGTCAAAAGCCACCACAAGCCAAAACGCCTCAAGGTCTCTATTTTTGGGGCGGGGTTGGCAGAGGTAAAACTTACTTAATGGATAGCTTTTTTGATGGTTTACCCAGTGATAAGAAGCTAAGGCTGCACTTTCATCGTTTTATGCACCGTGTTCATGATGAACTTAAAGTGCTTGGAGAGATTGAAGATCCCTTAGAGCATGTAGCGCAAACGTTAAGTGAAGAAGCCAAAGTCATCTGTTTTGATGAGTTTTATGTTTCAGATATTACTGATGCTATGATTTTGGCTACCCTGCTTAAAGCACTGTTTAAGCGAGGTGTTGTATTGGTCGCAACTTCGAATATTCCACCAACAGAGCTATACCGTAATGGATTACAGCGAGCTCGGTTTTTGCCAGCTATCGACTTGATTGAGACCCATTGCCAAATCCTTAATGTCGATAGTGGAACGGACTATCGTTTGCGAACGTTAGAGCAAGCGGAAATTTTCCATTTCCCCCTCGACGAGCAAGCGACAACAAATTTGCACAACTATTTTGCTCAGTTAGTAAATAAAGACAGCAGCCCCAAACAGAGTGTAGACATTAATCATAGAGAGATTGAGGTCATCGCAGCTGAAGAGGGGGTGTTGTACGCCAGTTTTGCACAGTTATGTCAAACCATGCGTAGTCAAAATGATTATATAGAGCTATCCAAGGTTTATCATACGGTGTTGCTTGCTGATGTGCCTCAGTTGAGTCTCGCATTGGATGATGCGGCAAGGCGCTTTTTGGCTCTGGTGGATGAGTTTTATGAGCGCAAGGTGAAATTAATTATTTCTTGCCAGGTGGAGCTTGAGTCCATTTATCGTCAGGGGCAGTTGGAATTTGAGTTTAAGCGTTGTATTTCGAGATTGACAGAAATGCAGAGCCATGAATATTTGGCAAGTGAACATCTTCCATAG
- the zapG gene encoding Z-ring associated protein ZapG → MPWIYAVVGLLVGAIIGVIISRLTTPQYKKQKTIQKDLEAAKFALEQQRQELSDHFAQTAEMLDTLGKDYTKLYQHMAKTSSEFLPNLPEQDNPFFKKIAEHNEVIESNAIEAAEGDASTQPKDYANGATGLLREEVKESVEGPEAVNQEPVTQEPIAAKAS, encoded by the coding sequence ATGCCTTGGATTTACGCGGTTGTCGGCTTACTGGTTGGCGCCATTATTGGAGTAATCATCTCTCGATTAACAACTCCCCAATACAAGAAGCAAAAAACAATTCAAAAAGACCTGGAAGCGGCAAAGTTTGCTCTTGAACAGCAACGACAGGAATTATCAGACCATTTCGCGCAAACCGCCGAGATGCTCGATACCTTAGGTAAAGACTATACAAAGCTGTATCAACATATGGCTAAGACCTCATCGGAATTTCTGCCAAATCTTCCGGAACAAGATAACCCGTTCTTCAAAAAAATTGCAGAACACAATGAGGTAATAGAGTCCAACGCTATAGAAGCTGCAGAAGGTGATGCCAGCACGCAACCCAAAGACTACGCGAATGGAGCGACAGGTTTGCTTCGAGAGGAAGTCAAAGAGTCAGTCGAAGGACCGGAAGCGGTAAATCAAGAGCCTGTTACTCAAGAGCCTATAGCTGCTAAAGCGTCTTAA
- a CDS encoding Do family serine endopeptidase gives MKKPLLTLTALSLSLSAAFMPLSASAALPLYVNGEQVPSLAPMLEKVTPAVVSISVEGTQVSRQRLPDQFRFFFGPDFPSEQVQERPFRGLGSGVVIDADKGYMVTNYHVINGAEKIRIKLNDGREYDAELVGGDEMSDIALLKVDDVKGLTEIRVADSDHLRVGDFTVAIGNPFGLGQTVTSGIVSALGRSGLNIENFENFIQTDAAINSGNSGGALVNLKGELVGINTAILGPNGGNVGIGFAIPSNMMKNLTDQIIEFGEVKRGMLGVQGGEVTSELAEALGYESSKGAFVSQVIPSSAADKGGLQAGDIIVSINENKISTFSELRAKVATLGAGKTVKLGVIRDGKEMSFDVTLQEAEKSITRADKLHAGLSGAEFANTDKNDPVEGVKVTSVAENSAAAQYELATGDIIIGVNRKRVKNLGELRKILENKPSVLALNVQRGDRTIYLVVR, from the coding sequence ATGAAAAAGCCTTTGCTTACTTTAACGGCCTTATCTCTAAGTCTAAGCGCAGCGTTTATGCCGCTCTCAGCATCCGCTGCACTGCCACTATATGTCAATGGAGAGCAAGTCCCTAGCTTGGCTCCCATGTTAGAGAAAGTCACACCGGCTGTAGTGAGTATTTCGGTGGAAGGAACACAGGTATCGCGCCAACGTTTACCCGATCAATTCCGATTCTTCTTTGGCCCCGACTTTCCCTCTGAGCAAGTACAGGAAAGACCATTTAGAGGTCTTGGCTCAGGTGTTGTGATTGATGCTGATAAAGGCTACATGGTCACCAACTATCACGTCATTAATGGTGCTGAAAAAATCCGCATCAAGCTGAACGATGGTCGTGAATACGATGCAGAACTCGTTGGCGGTGACGAAATGTCTGATATTGCTTTACTCAAAGTCGATGACGTAAAAGGCTTAACAGAAATTAGGGTGGCGGACTCTGACCATTTGCGAGTCGGTGATTTCACTGTCGCTATTGGTAACCCATTTGGCTTAGGTCAAACCGTCACTTCAGGGATTGTTTCTGCACTCGGTCGCAGCGGCTTAAACATCGAAAACTTCGAGAACTTTATTCAAACCGACGCAGCGATCAATAGTGGTAACTCTGGGGGTGCATTAGTCAATCTGAAGGGTGAGTTGGTTGGTATCAATACCGCTATCCTCGGTCCCAATGGCGGCAATGTAGGTATTGGCTTTGCCATTCCGTCCAATATGATGAAAAATCTAACGGATCAAATCATCGAATTCGGCGAAGTCAAACGCGGAATGTTGGGGGTTCAAGGGGGAGAAGTAACTTCTGAACTTGCCGAAGCTCTGGGTTATGAATCCAGTAAAGGGGCATTTGTTAGCCAAGTCATTCCAAGCAGTGCCGCGGATAAAGGTGGCTTACAAGCTGGTGATATTATCGTTTCAATCAATGAGAACAAGATCTCAACCTTTAGTGAACTGCGTGCTAAGGTCGCCACTTTAGGTGCGGGTAAGACAGTCAAGCTGGGAGTGATACGAGATGGCAAAGAGATGTCATTCGATGTCACTTTGCAAGAGGCGGAGAAATCCATCACTCGCGCCGATAAACTGCATGCCGGCCTATCCGGTGCAGAGTTTGCTAATACCGACAAAAACGATCCAGTTGAAGGGGTTAAGGTAACCTCCGTTGCTGAAAACTCGGCAGCCGCCCAATACGAATTGGCAACAGGTGATATCATTATTGGCGTAAACCGCAAACGCGTGAAGAACCTAGGAGAGTTACGCAAGATCCTAGAAAACAAACCGAGCGTACTTGCACTGAACGTACAGCGTGGTGATCGCACGATTTATCTCGTTGTTCGCTAA
- the degS gene encoding outer membrane-stress sensor serine endopeptidase DegS has protein sequence MLNFLIRSVSMGLITALIVLLAMPSLRQSIITQPLNEQPQTGTSVQLSFNQAVRKAAPAVVNIYSRQYSEDDRQALLVQGLGSGVIVSNKGYIITNYHVIANADQIIVALQDGRAAAAQLVGTDQRTDIAILRVEGESLPVIPLNPEYSPKVGDVVMAIGNPYNLGQTTTFGIISATGRSSISADGIQAFIQTDAAINKGNSGGALVNSNGELVGINTASFQQTKEVESYGISFAIPIKLAQQVMEKIIADGRVIRGYIGINGQDIGSRTARLEQAGGIIVLSVDPTGPADKAGIQAQDIITSIAGRKLDGRQAVFDLVTNLRPGTNIDVKLLRNGQELTLPIVVGEDPNE, from the coding sequence ATGCTTAACTTTTTAATCCGATCCGTCTCCATGGGCCTTATTACTGCACTCATCGTGTTGCTTGCCATGCCCTCTTTACGACAGAGCATTATTACTCAACCTTTGAACGAACAGCCTCAGACAGGCACTTCCGTTCAACTCTCTTTCAACCAAGCCGTGCGTAAAGCGGCACCTGCCGTGGTCAATATTTATAGCCGCCAATATTCAGAAGATGATCGTCAAGCGCTACTGGTCCAAGGGCTAGGCTCCGGTGTCATCGTCAGCAATAAAGGTTACATCATTACCAACTACCATGTTATTGCCAATGCCGACCAAATTATCGTTGCGTTGCAAGACGGCAGAGCGGCAGCGGCACAACTCGTTGGCACAGATCAACGTACCGATATTGCTATTTTGCGCGTTGAAGGTGAAAGCCTACCGGTTATACCACTCAACCCAGAATATAGCCCCAAAGTTGGTGATGTGGTCATGGCGATTGGTAATCCGTATAACTTAGGACAAACCACGACCTTTGGTATCATCTCGGCGACAGGTCGCTCTTCGATTAGTGCTGACGGTATTCAAGCTTTTATTCAAACCGATGCTGCTATCAACAAAGGTAATTCTGGTGGGGCATTAGTCAATTCAAACGGTGAACTGGTAGGGATTAATACGGCTTCGTTTCAACAAACAAAAGAAGTCGAAAGCTATGGTATCTCATTTGCTATTCCAATAAAGCTTGCCCAGCAAGTCATGGAAAAAATCATTGCCGATGGACGTGTGATTCGTGGCTACATTGGTATCAATGGTCAAGATATTGGTTCACGTACCGCTAGGCTTGAACAGGCTGGTGGAATCATCGTACTCTCGGTCGATCCAACAGGTCCCGCAGACAAAGCTGGTATTCAAGCACAAGATATTATTACCAGTATTGCCGGAAGAAAACTGGATGGACGCCAAGCCGTTTTTGATCTCGTAACCAACCTGAGACCAGGCACCAACATTGATGTCAAACTCCTTAGAAACGGACAAGAACTGACTCTGCCTATTGTCGTTGGAGAAGATCCTAACGAATAA
- the parC gene encoding DNA topoisomerase IV subunit A — protein sequence MSSEMSFDGVEQLPLRKFTEDAYLNYSMYVIMDRALPYIGDGLKPVQRRIIYAMSELGLSASAKYKKSARTVGDVLGKYHPHGDTACYEAMVLMAQPFSYRYPLVDGQGNWGAPDDPKSFAAMRYTEAKLSKFAEVLLGEVGQGTVDWQPNFDGTMKEPKILPARLPHILLNGITGIAVGMATDIPPHNMREIADATIHLIDNPKAELTDVMEFVKGPDYPTEAEIISPSADLEKIYRTGRGSVKMRAVWHKEGSDIVITALPHQVSGAKLLEQIANQMRAKKLPMVDDLRDESDHENPTRIVIVPRSNRIDCDQLMNHLFASTDLEKNFRVNLNMIGLDSRPQVKGLVKILSEWIEYRRATVRKRLQYRLDKILARLHILEGLLVAYLNLDEVIEIIRTEDEPKAVLMSRFGITDIQADAILDTKLRHLAKLEEMKIRGEQEELEKEREKLETLLGSERRMNTLLKKEIKADADKYGDDRRSPLVERAEAKALTERDLIPSEPITVVLSEKGWIRHAKGHDVDASGLNYKSGDNYLASARGKSNQPAVFFGSDGRSYSLESHSLPSARSQGEPITGRLNISAGSTIRQVIMSEPDQLWLVGSDAGYGFVCKGADLLSKNRSGKALVTLPQAAEVIAPSAVNDLDADEILAITNQGRMLLFPIKDLPHLSKGKGNKIINIPSAKAKAREEFVSHLIALPQAATITLYAGKRKLGLKPADLDNYRGERGRRGGLLPRGLQRVTRIEVDANTPLADESES from the coding sequence ATGTCGAGTGAAATGTCTTTTGATGGTGTTGAACAGCTGCCGCTGCGAAAGTTTACCGAAGACGCCTATCTAAATTATTCAATGTACGTGATTATGGATCGTGCATTGCCTTATATCGGTGACGGTCTCAAGCCTGTACAACGTCGTATTATTTACGCGATGTCGGAGCTGGGCTTATCCGCATCCGCAAAGTATAAGAAATCAGCGCGTACCGTTGGTGATGTGCTGGGTAAGTACCATCCGCATGGTGACACAGCGTGTTATGAAGCGATGGTTCTGATGGCTCAGCCCTTCTCTTACCGTTATCCACTGGTAGACGGTCAAGGGAACTGGGGTGCGCCGGATGATCCTAAGTCGTTCGCGGCAATGCGTTATACCGAAGCAAAGCTTTCTAAGTTCGCGGAAGTGTTATTAGGTGAAGTGGGTCAAGGTACGGTTGACTGGCAGCCAAACTTTGACGGCACCATGAAAGAGCCAAAGATTTTGCCAGCGCGTCTACCGCATATCTTATTAAATGGTATTACGGGTATCGCTGTTGGTATGGCGACCGATATTCCTCCTCATAATATGCGTGAAATTGCCGATGCGACCATTCATTTGATCGACAATCCAAAGGCGGAACTCACGGATGTCATGGAGTTTGTGAAAGGTCCAGACTATCCGACAGAAGCCGAAATTATTTCTCCTTCGGCGGATTTAGAAAAGATCTATCGCACTGGTCGTGGCTCTGTGAAGATGCGTGCGGTTTGGCATAAAGAGGGCAGTGATATCGTGATTACGGCACTGCCGCATCAAGTCTCTGGAGCCAAACTGCTTGAGCAGATTGCTAACCAGATGCGAGCGAAAAAGTTGCCTATGGTTGATGATCTGCGCGATGAGTCGGATCATGAGAACCCAACACGAATCGTCATTGTTCCTCGATCGAATCGTATTGATTGCGATCAGCTAATGAACCACTTGTTTGCTTCGACAGATCTTGAGAAAAACTTCCGTGTAAACCTAAACATGATTGGTTTGGATAGTCGTCCTCAAGTCAAAGGTCTGGTGAAGATCTTGAGTGAGTGGATTGAATATCGTCGTGCAACAGTACGCAAGCGTCTGCAATATCGATTGGATAAGATCTTAGCTCGCCTACACATCTTAGAGGGTTTGTTGGTTGCTTACCTTAACCTTGATGAGGTGATTGAGATCATCCGAACTGAGGATGAACCTAAAGCGGTATTAATGTCGCGATTTGGTATCACGGATATTCAAGCGGATGCCATTCTTGATACCAAGCTTCGTCATCTTGCTAAATTGGAAGAGATGAAGATCCGCGGAGAGCAGGAAGAGTTAGAAAAAGAGCGTGAAAAGCTTGAGACACTTCTTGGTTCTGAGCGCCGTATGAATACGTTGCTAAAGAAAGAGATCAAAGCGGATGCTGATAAATATGGCGATGATCGTCGTTCTCCATTAGTTGAGCGCGCCGAGGCGAAAGCCTTAACTGAGCGTGATCTTATCCCAAGTGAACCGATTACTGTGGTACTTTCTGAGAAAGGCTGGATTCGTCATGCGAAAGGTCATGATGTGGATGCGTCGGGGCTAAACTATAAATCCGGTGATAACTACCTCGCGAGTGCGCGTGGTAAGAGCAACCAACCTGCGGTCTTCTTTGGTAGCGATGGTCGCAGTTATTCACTTGAGTCTCATTCTTTACCGTCAGCGCGAAGTCAAGGTGAGCCGATAACGGGTCGTTTGAATATCAGTGCTGGCAGTACTATCCGACAAGTCATCATGAGTGAACCGGATCAGCTGTGGCTGGTGGGCTCTGATGCAGGGTACGGTTTCGTTTGTAAAGGTGCTGACCTGTTGTCTAAGAACCGCAGCGGTAAAGCGTTGGTAACCTTACCACAAGCTGCTGAAGTGATAGCGCCTTCAGCGGTCAATGATCTGGATGCGGATGAAATCTTGGCGATAACTAACCAAGGACGTATGTTACTGTTCCCGATTAAAGACCTACCTCATCTGAGCAAAGGTAAAGGTAATAAGATCATCAATATTCCATCGGCAAAAGCGAAAGCAAGAGAAGAGTTTGTTTCTCATCTGATCGCCTTGCCTCAAGCTGCGACCATTACTCTCTATGCCGGTAAGCGCAAGTTGGGTCTGAAGCCTGCTGATCTGGATAACTATCGCGGTGAGCGTGGACGACGTGGAGGCTTACTTCCTCGCGGATTGCAGCGTGTCACACGTATTGAAGTGGACGCTAATACACCGTTAGCGGATGAATCTGAGTCGTGA